The genomic stretch TTCCACGCGAGGTAAAAATTACGGGTCCGGCTGCCATTGTCGATACCATCAGGTTTTTGCTTACCGAACAAAAAACGTACAATAATCTCGATGCAACCATCGAAAGAAACCTGGAAGTACTGCATCCGGAAAAAACAACTGTTGTTCCTCCCAAGGTATTGACAAAAGTAAGTGTTGAGAAATTCACAGAAAAGGAAATTAAAGTCCCTATCAAAATAATAAACCAACCGGTAAATTCAAATATCAAGTTATTTCCTTCGGAAGTGAAACTAAGTTGTTTGGTTGGACTAAGTGAATTCGACAACATCAATCCGGGCGATTTTCAGATCGTTGTTGATTATGCTTTAATCGATAGTGGAAATACAAATCTCACTTTACGAGTTAAATCAAAACCGGTTTTTATTGACCAGGTGCGATTAAAACCTGAAAGTGTAGAATACCTTATTGAAACCAATTAATTAAACATGGCACTTATTGTTGGTATAACAGGTGGTATTGGAAGTGGAAAATCAACGGTTTGCTCTGTTTTTAGATTATTGGGAGCACCGGTTTTTGAAGCCGATGCAGAAGCCAAAAAATTAACAAATACAAGTTCGGTAATAAAAACCGGACTTATTGACCTGTTTGGCAACGACATTTATACCACAAATGGCACAATTAACCGAAAAAAACTTGCTGGCATAATTTTTAATGATGAAGTTCAGCTAAGGAAAGTTAACGGGTTAATACATCCGGTTGTTCGCTCTGAATTTAAAACGTGGGTTGAAAAACAAAATGCACCTTATGTAGTTCACGAAGCAGCAATTCTTTTTGAAAGCGGTTTTTATAAAATGATGAATTATACCATTTTGGTTTCGGCGCCTGAAAACATGAGAATAAACAGAGTGGCTAATCGAGATAGTGCCACACCGGAACAAGTAAAAGAACGAATTGGAAAACAATGGTCGGATGAGCAAAAAAGAGAACTGGCCTCATTCGAAATTAAAAATGATAATAAAGAACTAATAATCCCTCAGATTATACGAATTGATAAGCAATTAAAAGATTATGGCAAAATTTGGTAAATGGATAGGCGCCGGACTTGGAGCTTTTGCAGGTGGCCCAATAGGAGCAATTATAGGTTTTACAATTGGCTCAATGTTCGACGGTGGACAGGAAGCAGTTAAACGTGGCACCAGAGGTGGTTATTCGAGCCGTACCACAACGGGGGGTTATGTAATGAGTTTATTGGTACTTGTTGCAGCAGTGATGAAAGCTGACGGCAAAGTATTAAAATCGGAACTCGATTATGTGAAAAAATTTATGGTGCACAATTTTGGTGAAGCATCGGCTCAGGAAGCCATAAAAATGTTAAAAGACCTGCTAAACCAAACCATTCCGGTAAATGAAGTTTGTTTACAAATTAAACAAAACATGAACTACTCGGCGCGTTTGCAGTTGGTACATTTCCTTTTTGGAATTGCACAAGCCGATGGACATGTTGACCCAAATGAGCAAAATTTAATCACACAAATCTGCAATCAGATGGGAATTGGTACCAGCGACTTTGAGTCCATTCAGGCTATGTTTGTGCCAAACACCGACAGCGATTACAAAATCCTTGAAATTGAACGTACTGCCACCGATGATGAACTAAAAAAAGCATACAGACGTATGGCAATGAAATACCACCCTGACAAAGTGAGTACTTTGGGTGAAGAGGTACAAAATGCTGCCAAAGAAAAATTCCAAAAGGTAAATCAGGCATACGAGAATATTAAAAAGGAACGAAAAATTGCCTAAAACATTAGTCATACACGGTTTCTTTTCCAAATGAAAATAATTTCGACAAATATTGCAGAGCCCAAAACTTTCGTATGGAACGGTAAGAAAGTTACAACCGGACTTTTTAAATATGCGGTAAACTCTCCCATTTTTCTGGGTGACGAAGATGTGGATAATGATCATGTTATTGATCGGCAACACCATGGAGGAGTAGATAAAGCTTGCTATTTGTATTCTGCCGACCATTACAAGTACTGGCAAAAACTCTACCCGGAGTTGGAGTTACCATGGGGAATGTTTGGTGAAAACCTTACGGTGGAAGGATTACACGAAGCTGATGTCAATATTGGAGATATTTACAAAATTGGAGAAACGCTGGTTCAGGCAACACAACCCCGCCAACCCTGTTTTAAGTTACAGTTTCGTTTTAACGATAAAGAAATTGTTCGAAAATTTGTTGACTCAGGCTTTTCAGGAGTGTATGTCCGAGTGCTTAAAAAAGGCAAAATCAAGGCAGGCGATTCGATGACTTTGATCGAAAAAAAGGAAGCGCTATCCATCCGGAAAGTATATGAAATGCTTTATGCCAGCGAGTTTGATCCAACGGTTGGGCAAGCTGTAAACGATCCGTTTATTGCAGCCAGCTGCAAACGCGATTTGCTAAAACGTTGGGGCGATAATCTGTAAAAATTACGCTATTTCCCTCGAAAACCTATATATCCTTTGGCGAATCAGACGTATCGTTTGGGATAACAACATTTGACACTTCTAATGATGATGTGGCAATCATAATGATATTATCGAATTTTCGAATTTCTTCCAAGAAGCGGGTATAAAGTTTGTCTTTTGTACTTCTTCGCTTTTTGTAATCAACCACATAACGTATTGTAAAGGTAATCCAGTTTTCGTCGAATGTTAATGTTACCAGTGGCTGTACATCCGCATCCTCAATACGGTACTTGTTTGTCATTTGTGTCCATACTACTTTCGATTTTTCAGAGTAAGCTCCACAAACTTCATTCGCTACTTCTTCAAAGACCTTACGTGCACGATTAAAATCGCTCTCAGTACGAATTGGGATCGTTATTTCATCCCATAAAAAAGGGTAATCAGCCGAGTAATTCTGCAAGGGTTCTTTAAAAACAAAACTATTCGCAAGTTGAGTAATTCTTCCGTTGTACAAATCTCCTTCAACCCAATCTCCCAACTCCATAATAGTGGTTTTAAAAACTCCAATATCAATTATATCGCCTATTATTTGTCCCACTTTTATACGCTGACCTATTTTAATTGAATTCGAGGTCATTATACTAATCCAACCGGCAACACTGGTAATAACTTCCTGCAGTGCAAAAGCAATTCCGGCACCGGCAAGCCCAAGCGCAATTCCAATATTTCCGAGTTTATCACTAAAAACAAATAAAACAACACTTACAATTAATGCATAACTTACAATATTTACAGCCTTTCTGGAGCGATATTTATTATCAGCATCTACCACCCGCCTCGATATTACCTTTTTGAGATAATACGAAAACAGGAGTGTTAAAAACACTCCAATGCTTATGATTAATAAACGCTCTATATTCTGTTCATGAAACCAACGTTCAAATAATGCATTTGTCTTATCCATATTTTGCAATTTAATACTTCAACCAAAATTAAATAACTTACAAACAAAACTAAAAGTATTTTACTATGTTACCACCGAAAATTGAATCTCATAAAACACAACAAAAGATCGTCAAAAAATTCCGACCTTTGGCATTGCAAAATACATTTATGACAACAGATTATTTAAATGAACGAAAAGCGCTGGTTGAAGCCGGGCTTAAACTGATAGAACAAGGTTTGGTTTCGCGAACCTGGGGGAATATTAGTATGAAGGTAAACGATACTGAAATGTTGATTACTCCAAGTGGAAAGTTCTATGAAGATCTTACTCCTGCAGATATGGTTCTGGTGAACTTTGTAACAAACCAATTCAACCCGAACGGAGTACAACCATCTTCGGAATTTAAAATGCATTCGGGCATTTATAAAGATCGGAATGAATTTAAGGCCATCATTCATACCCACCAAATGAATGCCTCTACATGTGCAGCTGCGCGTCGCGAAGTTCCCCCTATTTTAGATGATTTAGCTCAGATAATTGGCCCTTCGGTTCGTGTAGCAAAATACGCCACGCCTTCGACAAAAAAGATAGTTCGCGAAACCGTAAAAGCAATGCGTGGCCGAAACGCAGCGCTTATGGCCAATCATGGTGCTGTTTGTGCAGGCCGCGATTTAGACGAAGCTTTTGTAGTTTGCCAGGTACTTGAAAAAGCGTGCAAAGCATTTATTGAGGCAGAGTTTTTAGGTGGTGCCAAACACATCAACAAATTTGAAGCCTGGGCAATGCACCAATTTTACATTAAAAAATATTCAAAACTGGCAAATAAGAACAGCTAATTGATTTCTCGAACGCAAAGTTGAAACAAAAATTAGAATGGATATAAATAGAATTGTTTTAATAAAATCAGGGGTTACCTTTTAATGTTTTTCAGAATATATAAGTGGACAAGGAAGGATGACGCAAACCTCTTTCAATCATTAAATCAATTTTAAAAACGTAACATCAATTACGAAAAGACACTTGGAGACTATTTTTTAGTCTCCTTTCTTTTTGCCTTTTTTTGAAATGACATTTATAAAAACGGCAAGACTTAATGCCTTGCCATTCAATATATAATACAGTATTTTTAAACTAAAATTGAAAAGTGTTACATCCTCTCCGGCATTTCAACACCCAACAAATTCATTCCCTTTTGTATTACTTTCCCCACTGCAGAGGCAAGTACCAATCGGAAATTCATTACATCGGCATTAGGTTCTCCCAAAATATGGTGATCGTGATAAAACTGATTAAATTCTTTTACCAGCTCATAACAATAATTTGCGATAATGGCAGGGCTATAATTGTCACCCGCCTCTTTTACTGCAGCAGGAAATAGCGAAATACGTTTTAATAAATCCTTTTCCTTCGCCGAAATATCAGTAATATTTTGTTCCGGATTAACAACAATATTTTTATCGGCTGCTTTACGTAATACAGATTGGATACGTGCATAAGTGTACTGTACAAAAGGTCCTGTATTTCCGTTAAAATCAATTGATTCTTCCGGATTAAACATCATATTTTTACGAGGATCAACTTTTAAAATAAAATACTTTAACGCTCCAAGTGCGATCATTCGATATGTTTCTTGTGCTTCCTGCTCAGTAAGCGAATCCAGTTTACCCAACTCAGTTGACATTTCGCGGGCAACTTTTACCATTCCTTCAACCAGATCGTCGGCATCAACTACAGTTCCTTCACGCGATTTCATTTTTCCCGATGGCAATTCAACCATACCATACGAAAAGTGGTATAAATCTTTACCCCAGGCATAACCAAGTTTATCCAGGAGGTTTGCTAAAACCTGAAAATGATAATTTTGCTCATTGCCTACTACATAAACCATTTTATCGATGGTAAAATCGTTAAAACGCATTTTGGCTGTTCCTATATCCTGCGTCATATAAACCGATGTACCATCGCTACGTAACAAAATTTTCTGGTCCAATCCTTCGCCGCTTAAATCGGCCCAAACCGAATTGTCATCTTTTTGGTAAAAAACACCTTCTTTTAAGCCTCTTAAGACCTCATCTTTACCAATCAAATAAGTATCCGACTCGTAATAGATTTTATCAAAATCAACTCCCAGAGTTTTATAGGTAACATCAAATCCGGCATATACCCACTCGTTCATTGTTTTCCAAAGTTCAACTGTTTGTTCGTCTTTGGCTTCCCATTTTCGGAGTAAATCTCTGGCAGCAATTATAGATAGAGCCTGGGTTTCAGCCTCTTCTTTTGATAATCCTTTTTCCGTTAGCTCAGCAATTTCAGACTTATAATGTTTATCGAATTCAACGTAATATTTTCCAACAAGGTGGTCGCCTTTCAAGCCTGAGCTTTCAGGAGTTTCGCCATTCCCCCATTGTTGCCAGGCATACATCGATTTACAAATATGGATTCCACGGTCGTTAACAATGTTTGTTTTAACCACTTTGTTTCCATTTGCCTTTACAATTTCAGCAATGGAATACCCAAGCAGGTTATTCCGAATATGCCCTAAATGAAGCGGTTTATTGGTATTGGGCGATGAGTATTCAATCATCACCAGTTTACTGTTTTCATCGGCTTGCTTAAAACCAAAACGATCGTTTGTGTAGCTGGTGTTTAATACATTTAACCAATAACTTGTGCTAATTTCCAGGTTTAAAAATCCTTTAATAACGTTGTATGAATCTACAAGATCAACATTTTCGGTAAGATAAGTTCCCAAATCTTCGGCAGTTAGTTCAGGCGATTTTTTTGACAAACGTAAAAACGGAAAAACAACAATTGTAATGTCGCCTTCTACTTCCTTTCGTGTATTCTGTACCTGAACCTGATTTTCATTTACTTCAGCTCCGTAAAGTGTTTTTACTGCCTCAATGGTAGCTTTTTGTATAATTGTTTCAATACTCATATTAAACCTGTTTTAAGTGCGCAAATATAATACAATACTCGCTATAAAATAAAAAAGCCCTGTCTTGCGACAGAGCTTTTCAAAAATATTTAAGCTATTACTTATTTGCGAATTTTTGCAACATCAAATTCAGCTCTACGATTCATTTTACGATGTGCTCTTGTATCGTTATCAACTGCAGGTTTTGTTTCACCATAGTTGTTTGAACCAACGTATGCGTTATTTACTCCTTTTGAAAGTAAGTATTTAACAACTGCTTGTGCACGTTTTTCTGAAAGTCCCATGTTGTACTCTTCTGTTCCAACACTACAAGTATGACCGCTAATTACAAGTTCGAATTCTTTACTTGCCATCAACTGATCTGCCAGTTTATCCAATTCGGCTTTGCCTTCTTCTTTAAGTACAGCTTTGTTCAAATCGAAATAAATTGCAGGAATAGTTAACGATTGCCAGTCTGGACAACCTTTGTTGCTGGCAGGGCCTGCAACGGTTGGGCAGTCATCCTCACAGTCGATAACACCGTCGCCGTCTGAATCAAGTGGGCAACCATCTGCATCAACCGGACATCCTTTTGGAGTATCAGGACATTTGTCTTTGTGATCCGGTACACCATCACCATCAGTATCAGGACAACCTTTAAATTTAGCTAAACCTGGTACATCCGGACACTCATCGTCTTTATCAGGAATACCATCGCCATCACGGTCTGGGCAACCATTAAATTTGGCCAATCCCGGCTCATCCGGACAATCATCTTTATAATCAGGAACGCCGTCGCCATCGCGGTCAAGCGGACATCCTTTTTCATCAACCTGAACTCCTGGAGGAGTATCTGGACACTCATCTTTTTTATCAGGAACGCCGTCACCATCAGAATCTTTTGCTTTACCTAATGCAAACTCAATAATACTTGTTACCTGAAAACGATCGTCGTTAACTGATACAAGTCCCTGACCAGGCATTAATCTTTCGCCATCAATTCCACTAACGTATGAACCGGCAACAAAAAGTGCTACTTTTTCACTAACAGGAACTTTAAAACCAAGACCACCGTCGAAGTTTACCCCATTGGCATTGTTATCCCACATGTAACCAACTCCTCCAAACAAGTAAGGCTGAATTGCACTGTTTTCTTTAAAGATGTAGCCATTGCTAAGTTTGTATCTCAGGTTTAACAATGCAGTATTCATATCTACTCCATCTTCCCACCATGAAACGCGGTTATCAAGCATAAGGTCGAACGAAGGACTCAAATAACGGCTAATGTAAAAGTCAGCAAGAATATTTGACTCTTCTTTTTCCAGGTTATAATCAATACCGGGGCCCAAGCCAATCGCCCATTTGTTATCAGCATTTTGTGCTACAACTCCTCCAACAATAAAGGTGAGCATTAAAAAGAAAAAAGTAATTTTTTTCATAATCTTGAAGTTTATTTTGTTTTTATTAAATTCTCTCAGCAATTTAAAAATTAATTTTTACCTATCAAAACATGATTCAATTTCTATTGTTTAGTTTTGTTACGTAAATTATTAACAAATTTAAACATTTAAACAATATAAAATCAAATAAAAATATATTTTGTTTGCTATAATCGACATCGAAACAACAGGACACAGCGCCAAATTCGGTAAAATAACTGAAATTGCTTTGTATCAACATAATGGACAAGAAGTAACTCACTCCTTCTCAACGTTAATTAACCCTGAAATGGATATTCCTTATTTTATAACTGAGTTGACCGGAATAGACAATGAAATGGTTAAAAATGCCCCCAAATTTTATGAGGTTGCTAAAACGATTGTAGAACTTACACAAGGCAGAACTTTTGTTGCTCACAATGTAAGTTTCGACTACAACTTTATAAAAGAAGAATTTAACAAGCTGGGATACAATTACATGCAAAAAACAATGTGCACTGTAAAACTGTCGCGCAGGTTATTGCCCGGACACGGGTCTTATTCGTTGGGGAAACTTTGTTCCGATTTAAATATCGAAATCAATGGAAGGCACCGCGCTGCAGGCGATGCTCTTGCCACTGTTAAACTTTTTGAAATATTATTACAAAAAAATAAATTGATTGGAAATCCTAAAGCTGTTGACAACTTTAAGCTTTTCTAATTTATTCTTCTGAATCTTTCTTTTCTTCAGTATCTTCTTCCGGCTCGGTAAAATCAAGCAAATCTTTTTCCTGAAGAGAGTTGTACCAGTTCAATACTTTTTTAATATCCGATACATAAACTCTGTCCTTATCAAATTCAGGAACCACTTCTTCAAAATAGGCTTTTAGCTCGTTTCCGGAAGCTTTTGGAGAAAGTGATTGTCCACCTTCTTCTTTATCAGAAATAGATTTAAAAATATCTTTCAAAGGAATGTCCCCTTCGTAAGTGTAAATGGCGATAT from uncultured Draconibacterium sp. encodes the following:
- the coaE gene encoding dephospho-CoA kinase (Dephospho-CoA kinase (CoaE) performs the final step in coenzyme A biosynthesis.); translation: MALIVGITGGIGSGKSTVCSVFRLLGAPVFEADAEAKKLTNTSSVIKTGLIDLFGNDIYTTNGTINRKKLAGIIFNDEVQLRKVNGLIHPVVRSEFKTWVEKQNAPYVVHEAAILFESGFYKMMNYTILVSAPENMRINRVANRDSATPEQVKERIGKQWSDEQKRELASFEIKNDNKELIIPQIIRIDKQLKDYGKIW
- a CDS encoding mechanosensitive ion channel domain-containing protein, translating into MDKTNALFERWFHEQNIERLLIISIGVFLTLLFSYYLKKVISRRVVDADNKYRSRKAVNIVSYALIVSVVLFVFSDKLGNIGIALGLAGAGIAFALQEVITSVAGWISIMTSNSIKIGQRIKVGQIIGDIIDIGVFKTTIMELGDWVEGDLYNGRITQLANSFVFKEPLQNYSADYPFLWDEITIPIRTESDFNRARKVFEEVANEVCGAYSEKSKVVWTQMTNKYRIEDADVQPLVTLTFDENWITFTIRYVVDYKKRRSTKDKLYTRFLEEIRKFDNIIMIATSSLEVSNVVIPNDTSDSPKDI
- a CDS encoding TerB family tellurite resistance protein, whose amino-acid sequence is MAKFGKWIGAGLGAFAGGPIGAIIGFTIGSMFDGGQEAVKRGTRGGYSSRTTTGGYVMSLLVLVAAVMKADGKVLKSELDYVKKFMVHNFGEASAQEAIKMLKDLLNQTIPVNEVCLQIKQNMNYSARLQLVHFLFGIAQADGHVDPNEQNLITQICNQMGIGTSDFESIQAMFVPNTDSDYKILEIERTATDDELKKAYRRMAMKYHPDKVSTLGEEVQNAAKEKFQKVNQAYENIKKERKIA
- a CDS encoding DUF5606 domain-containing protein gives rise to the protein MLKGILAISGQSGLFKLVAESKNSIIVESLDTQKRIPVYSSAKVSALEDIAIYTYEGDIPLKDIFKSISDKEEGGQSLSPKASGNELKAYFEEVVPEFDKDRVYVSDIKKVLNWYNSLQEKDLLDFTEPEEDTEEKKDSEE
- a CDS encoding exonuclease domain-containing protein, whose amino-acid sequence is MFAIIDIETTGHSAKFGKITEIALYQHNGQEVTHSFSTLINPEMDIPYFITELTGIDNEMVKNAPKFYEVAKTIVELTQGRTFVAHNVSFDYNFIKEEFNKLGYNYMQKTMCTVKLSRRLLPGHGSYSLGKLCSDLNIEINGRHRAAGDALATVKLFEILLQKNKLIGNPKAVDNFKLF
- a CDS encoding OmpA family protein, producing MKKITFFFLMLTFIVGGVVAQNADNKWAIGLGPGIDYNLEKEESNILADFYISRYLSPSFDLMLDNRVSWWEDGVDMNTALLNLRYKLSNGYIFKENSAIQPYLFGGVGYMWDNNANGVNFDGGLGFKVPVSEKVALFVAGSYVSGIDGERLMPGQGLVSVNDDRFQVTSIIEFALGKAKDSDGDGVPDKKDECPDTPPGVQVDEKGCPLDRDGDGVPDYKDDCPDEPGLAKFNGCPDRDGDGIPDKDDECPDVPGLAKFKGCPDTDGDGVPDHKDKCPDTPKGCPVDADGCPLDSDGDGVIDCEDDCPTVAGPASNKGCPDWQSLTIPAIYFDLNKAVLKEEGKAELDKLADQLMASKEFELVISGHTCSVGTEEYNMGLSEKRAQAVVKYLLSKGVNNAYVGSNNYGETKPAVDNDTRAHRKMNRRAEFDVAKIRK
- the argS gene encoding arginine--tRNA ligase, translating into MSIETIIQKATIEAVKTLYGAEVNENQVQVQNTRKEVEGDITIVVFPFLRLSKKSPELTAEDLGTYLTENVDLVDSYNVIKGFLNLEISTSYWLNVLNTSYTNDRFGFKQADENSKLVMIEYSSPNTNKPLHLGHIRNNLLGYSIAEIVKANGNKVVKTNIVNDRGIHICKSMYAWQQWGNGETPESSGLKGDHLVGKYYVEFDKHYKSEIAELTEKGLSKEEAETQALSIIAARDLLRKWEAKDEQTVELWKTMNEWVYAGFDVTYKTLGVDFDKIYYESDTYLIGKDEVLRGLKEGVFYQKDDNSVWADLSGEGLDQKILLRSDGTSVYMTQDIGTAKMRFNDFTIDKMVYVVGNEQNYHFQVLANLLDKLGYAWGKDLYHFSYGMVELPSGKMKSREGTVVDADDLVEGMVKVAREMSTELGKLDSLTEQEAQETYRMIALGALKYFILKVDPRKNMMFNPEESIDFNGNTGPFVQYTYARIQSVLRKAADKNIVVNPEQNITDISAKEKDLLKRISLFPAAVKEAGDNYSPAIIANYCYELVKEFNQFYHDHHILGEPNADVMNFRLVLASAVGKVIQKGMNLLGVEMPERM
- a CDS encoding MOSC domain-containing protein — its product is MKIISTNIAEPKTFVWNGKKVTTGLFKYAVNSPIFLGDEDVDNDHVIDRQHHGGVDKACYLYSADHYKYWQKLYPELELPWGMFGENLTVEGLHEADVNIGDIYKIGETLVQATQPRQPCFKLQFRFNDKEIVRKFVDSGFSGVYVRVLKKGKIKAGDSMTLIEKKEALSIRKVYEMLYASEFDPTVGQAVNDPFIAASCKRDLLKRWGDNL
- a CDS encoding class II aldolase/adducin family protein; translation: MTTDYLNERKALVEAGLKLIEQGLVSRTWGNISMKVNDTEMLITPSGKFYEDLTPADMVLVNFVTNQFNPNGVQPSSEFKMHSGIYKDRNEFKAIIHTHQMNASTCAAARREVPPILDDLAQIIGPSVRVAKYATPSTKKIVRETVKAMRGRNAALMANHGAVCAGRDLDEAFVVCQVLEKACKAFIEAEFLGGAKHINKFEAWAMHQFYIKKYSKLANKNS